ACTGGCAAGATCAAGGCAGTAAAACTGCTAAAAAGCTCCGGTGCATACTGGCGTGGCGACGAAAAGAACAAGATGCTAAAACGAATTTATGGCATAAGCTTCCCCACAAATAAAGAACTTAAACAGTATTTGAATTTCTTGGAAGAAGCTGCAAAAAGAGATCATCGCAAATTAGGTAAAGATCTCGATCTCTTTTCTATAAACGATGAAGTAGGCGCAGGACTTGTGTTGTGGCATCCCAATGGTGCCATGATCCGCCATCTAATTGAAGCTCATTGGAAAGATGAACATCTTAAGAATGGCTATAAGTTAGTTTATACTCCTCATGTTGGACGCAGTAACCTGTGGCAAACCAGTGGACACCTGGGCTTTTATAAAGAAAACATGTATTCCAATATGGATGTGGAAGGACAGGATTACTACATTAAACCCATGAATTGCCCCTTCCATTTAAGTATATACAATGCCAATCATCACAGCTATCGAGAACTGCCAATTCGTTTGGCTGAACTTGGCACAGTATATCGCTATGAACGAAGCGGAGTACTTCATGGACTTATGAGAGTGCGTGGCTTTACTCAGGACGATGCGCACATTATCTGCACTCCAGAGCAAGTAAGTGATGAAGTAGAAAAACTGATAGTTTTCTCGCTGGATATGCTAAAAAGCTTTGGTTTTAAAGATTTCTTGATATATCTTTCCACCAAGCCGGAAGCAGCAGTGGGTGAAGATGCAGATTGGGATATGGCGACTGGAAGCTTAAGGGACTCACTCAACAAGTTGGGTCTGGAATTTAGCGTGGATCA
This sequence is a window from Candidatus Cloacimonadota bacterium. Protein-coding genes within it:
- the thrS gene encoding threonine--tRNA ligase translates to MSVIISLPDGSKRQYPEAISAYKVAEDISPRLADVALAAEINGKICDLETVIDCNSDLIIHTFKTEQGKELYWHSTAHLMAQAVKQLWPDVKVTIGPAIEHGFYYDFDRDESFSDEDLRKIEERMKELSAQDLPYHRKELSKAEAIEVFKSMNEDYKIEILEEIPEDQIISTYTQGDFIDLCRGPHIPSTGKIKAVKLLKSSGAYWRGDEKNKMLKRIYGISFPTNKELKQYLNFLEEAAKRDHRKLGKDLDLFSINDEVGAGLVLWHPNGAMIRHLIEAHWKDEHLKNGYKLVYTPHVGRSNLWQTSGHLGFYKENMYSNMDVEGQDYYIKPMNCPFHLSIYNANHHSYRELPIRLAELGTVYRYERSGVLHGLMRVRGFTQDDAHIICTPEQVSDEVEKLIVFSLDMLKSFGFKDFLIYLSTKPEAAVGEDADWDMATGSLRDSLNKLGLEFSVDQGGGAFYGPKIDIKIKDAIGRAWQCTTIQFDFNLPERFDMQYIGADNQAHRP